In Pseudofrankia saprophytica, one genomic interval encodes:
- a CDS encoding ABC transporter substrate-binding protein: MTGRKRLATRLAASLATGVLALGLAGCGGGSDSGSSLADAGASGIDDGSTLTLWTRAPLEKQAKLLVEAYNSSHKNKVELTVVPNDDYVAKVGAAAGSHGLPDLFAADIVYVPNWVKQGLFQDISGNVDGLPFKDKLNQGHIAAGTLDGKAHVLPFVMDLSMMFWNKELFKEAGLDPDKAPANLQEYAAAAKAIQGLNKPGVYGTATGLSCGGCLVFTWFPSVWADGDEVLSADGTKSLLADDTAKRVYATWKDLVDSGAVLPSSRDETGPTWTAGFTEGKVGLMLYPATLLSSTPFDAGVAGIPGPDGGSSTFVGGDGIGISKDSKKAAQAWNFLQWLVSEDAQVGVLAKNHDVVARSDLAVNEYSEKDDRLVTINRVAGNGDTPVALNFQQAFNAPNSPWLTLVRGAVLGKDDSVDADNDEITTVLSH, from the coding sequence ATGACAGGTAGGAAACGACTCGCGACCCGATTAGCCGCGTCGCTCGCCACCGGAGTGCTCGCGCTCGGCCTGGCCGGGTGCGGTGGCGGCTCGGACTCGGGGAGCAGCCTCGCCGACGCGGGAGCGTCGGGCATCGACGACGGCTCCACCCTCACGCTCTGGACGCGCGCACCCCTGGAGAAGCAGGCCAAGCTGCTTGTCGAGGCCTACAACTCGTCGCACAAGAACAAGGTCGAGCTTACGGTCGTCCCGAACGACGACTACGTGGCGAAGGTCGGGGCGGCGGCCGGCTCGCACGGACTCCCCGACCTGTTCGCGGCCGACATCGTCTACGTCCCCAACTGGGTCAAGCAGGGACTGTTCCAGGACATCTCGGGCAACGTCGACGGCCTGCCGTTCAAGGACAAGCTCAACCAGGGACACATCGCGGCCGGCACGCTCGACGGCAAGGCGCACGTCCTGCCGTTCGTGATGGACCTGTCGATGATGTTCTGGAACAAGGAGCTCTTCAAAGAGGCCGGGCTGGACCCCGACAAGGCCCCGGCGAACCTGCAGGAGTACGCGGCCGCCGCGAAGGCGATCCAGGGTCTGAACAAACCCGGCGTCTACGGGACGGCGACCGGCCTCAGCTGCGGAGGCTGTCTCGTCTTCACCTGGTTCCCGAGCGTCTGGGCTGACGGCGACGAGGTGCTGTCCGCGGACGGCACGAAGTCGCTGCTCGCGGACGACACCGCCAAGAGGGTCTACGCGACCTGGAAGGACCTGGTGGACTCCGGGGCCGTGCTCCCGTCGTCACGGGACGAGACCGGTCCGACGTGGACCGCCGGCTTCACCGAGGGCAAGGTCGGCCTGATGCTCTACCCGGCCACGCTGCTGTCCTCGACGCCGTTCGACGCCGGCGTCGCCGGGATTCCCGGGCCGGACGGCGGCTCGTCGACCTTCGTCGGCGGTGACGGCATCGGCATCTCGAAGGACTCGAAGAAGGCCGCGCAGGCGTGGAACTTCCTCCAATGGCTGGTGTCCGAGGACGCACAGGTCGGCGTGCTCGCGAAGAACCACGATGTCGTGGCCCGGTCCGACCTGGCGGTCAACGAGTACTCCGAGAAGGACGACCGGCTCGTGACCATCAACAGGGTGGCCGGCAACGGCGACACCCCGGTCGCGCTCAACTTCCAGCAGGCGTTCAACGCGCCGAACAGCCCCTGGCTCACGCTCGTGCGGGGCGCGGTGCTCGGCAAGGACGACTCGGTCGACGCTGACAACGACGAGATCACGACGGTGCTGTCGCACTAG
- a CDS encoding carbohydrate ABC transporter permease, whose product MTATPPTRGASLPVSGRRSRRRGHAATGWLYAAPTALFVLFLFVLPLLLVLRMSGSDWPLLAGNQGINVPDNFHEAVSHRFFRDSVVFTVKYTVLTTVILLALSLGLAVLVQESTRWKGLLRTSFLVPSALGLASASLLFYVLYSPLAGPFADLMRSWGFTFLGTPEGALWSTIFLIVWRYAGFYMLLMLVGLQGIPDEVYEAARIDGASRWQTFVGITLPLLRPTLTLTTVLCVTGSLLAFDQFYILTKGGPDNSTITIVQLIYSVAFQGQNDLGVAAALSVIALLALIVINIAQIRAFSRRADD is encoded by the coding sequence ATGACCGCGACTCCCCCCACGCGCGGCGCATCCCTCCCGGTATCTGGCCGGCGTTCCCGTCGCCGGGGGCATGCCGCCACCGGCTGGCTCTACGCGGCACCCACTGCCCTGTTCGTGCTGTTTCTCTTCGTGCTGCCGCTGCTCCTGGTGCTGCGGATGTCCGGGTCGGACTGGCCGCTGCTCGCGGGCAACCAGGGCATCAACGTCCCCGACAACTTCCATGAGGCCGTGTCGCACCGGTTCTTCCGGGACTCGGTCGTGTTCACCGTGAAGTACACGGTCCTGACCACGGTCATCCTGTTGGCTCTCAGCCTCGGGCTCGCGGTCCTCGTGCAGGAGTCGACGCGCTGGAAAGGGCTGCTGCGCACCTCGTTCCTCGTGCCGAGCGCCCTCGGGCTCGCCTCCGCGTCACTGCTTTTCTACGTGCTCTACTCGCCGCTCGCCGGGCCGTTCGCCGACCTCATGAGGTCGTGGGGCTTCACCTTCCTCGGTACACCCGAAGGCGCGCTCTGGTCGACGATCTTCCTCATCGTCTGGCGTTACGCCGGCTTCTACATGCTGCTCATGCTCGTCGGGCTGCAGGGCATTCCCGACGAGGTCTACGAGGCCGCGCGCATCGACGGCGCGTCGCGGTGGCAGACCTTCGTCGGGATAACCCTTCCGCTGCTGCGCCCGACGCTGACCCTCACGACCGTCCTGTGCGTGACCGGCTCGCTCCTGGCCTTCGACCAGTTCTACATCCTCACCAAGGGCGGCCCGGACAACTCGACGATCACGATCGTCCAACTCATCTACAGCGTGGCGTTCCAGGGCCAGAACGACCTCGGCGTCGCCGCGGCACTGTCGGTGATCGCGCTGCTCGCCCTCATCGTCATCAACATCGCGCAGATCCGCGCGTTCAGCCGGAGGGCCGACGACTGA
- a CDS encoding carbohydrate ABC transporter permease, which produces MSPTSTRGRPTRAADSAGTPAAAVPSRAVRGSRRRGNPRSRGATVGGVVLRTPYWVFTTALALIFLYPLVWTTVSSVSPRAGTGQVDGWGFGNYSTLRHYQAGVWVYLGNSAFVSLLTVALTITISFLGGYSFARFDFPGKNVLFLATLAILMVPYATLLIPLYVLLTRVGLANSLVGVALVLTMFQLPFATFMMRISFEAVPRELDEAAMVDGCSSWKVLWQVLLPAVKPGLITVGLFAFLTAWNDFMAPLILINDTNRMTLPLAVSNLRGQVQGVVDYGATEAGVVVLALPCVVLFLIFQRHYVRGFMSGAFKG; this is translated from the coding sequence ATGAGCCCGACCTCCACCCGCGGGCGACCGACCCGCGCCGCCGACTCCGCTGGAACGCCCGCCGCCGCGGTGCCCAGCCGCGCTGTCAGGGGCAGCCGCCGCCGGGGAAACCCGCGTTCACGCGGAGCCACTGTCGGCGGCGTCGTCCTGCGCACCCCGTACTGGGTGTTCACCACCGCGCTCGCGCTGATCTTCCTGTATCCACTCGTCTGGACCACTGTCTCATCCGTTTCGCCGCGGGCAGGCACGGGCCAGGTCGACGGCTGGGGCTTCGGCAACTATTCCACGCTCAGGCACTACCAGGCCGGCGTCTGGGTGTACCTGGGCAACTCGGCCTTCGTGTCGCTGCTCACCGTGGCCCTCACCATCACCATCTCCTTCCTCGGCGGGTATTCGTTCGCACGGTTCGATTTCCCGGGTAAGAACGTGCTTTTCCTCGCGACGCTCGCGATCCTCATGGTCCCGTATGCCACGCTGCTGATCCCGCTCTACGTTTTGCTCACCCGCGTCGGCCTGGCGAACTCGCTCGTCGGTGTCGCGCTCGTGCTCACGATGTTCCAGCTGCCGTTCGCGACCTTCATGATGCGCATCTCGTTCGAGGCAGTACCGCGAGAGCTCGACGAAGCCGCGATGGTCGACGGCTGTTCCAGCTGGAAGGTGCTCTGGCAGGTGCTCCTGCCCGCCGTGAAGCCCGGCCTCATCACGGTCGGCCTGTTCGCGTTCCTCACCGCCTGGAACGACTTCATGGCTCCGCTCATCCTCATCAACGACACCAACCGGATGACGCTCCCGCTCGCGGTGTCGAACCTGCGCGGCCAGGTGCAGGGCGTGGTCGACTACGGGGCGACGGAAGCAGGTGTCGTCGTGCTCGCGCTGCCCTGTGTCGTCCTTTTCCTCATCTTCCAACGCCACTACGTCCGCGGCTTCATGTCGGGCGCTTTCAAGGGATGA
- a CDS encoding glycoside hydrolase family 127 protein — MTHSITADVRSVPVAPTRGALCPLGLTEVAVVGGFWARRQDVNGRNTLPHIEAWLEREGWLSNFDLAAAGRLPDGRRGREFSDSEVYKFLEAVAWEIGRRGGDDELDRRFRRVVGRVAAAQEPDGYLNTRFGRPGQPPRWSDLEWGHELYCLGHLFQAAVARARTCPDAGDGLLEIACRAADLVCEVFGKGGIERICGHAEVEVGLAELGRATGEPRYLEQARLFVDRHGDGTLRDIEWGRSYFQDDDPLRAAEVLRGHSVRANYLAAAATDVAVETGDDELLAALDRQWTRTVERRTYITGGQGSHHQDEAFGEDWELPPDRAYSETCAAVASVMFSWRMLLARGDARYADQIERTLYNVIETSPSTEGTTFYYANTLHQRAPAAGAYTDAVSPRARSSLRAPWFEVSCCLPNTARTFASLAAYLATTDGSGIQLHQYAPATIRTTLDDGCEVALEVATAYPADGTVRVRVLTDAGKPWTLSLRVPAWAPDARLAVRGVDGSRQETVVGPGVATVSRDFAIGDEVELALPVAPRLTRADPRVDAVRGCLAVERGPEVLALESVDLAGTAIEASDFADLRIDPAVPPRETPGAVIASIVDERTGLRADIPLVRYHAWAERGPSTMRVWIPVLGA; from the coding sequence ATGACCCATTCCATTACCGCTGACGTCCGATCCGTGCCCGTCGCGCCGACCAGGGGCGCCCTGTGTCCGCTCGGCCTCACCGAGGTCGCCGTCGTCGGGGGCTTCTGGGCCCGCAGGCAGGACGTGAACGGTCGCAACACGCTTCCGCACATCGAGGCGTGGCTCGAACGCGAGGGATGGCTCTCGAACTTCGACCTCGCCGCGGCGGGACGGCTACCCGATGGGCGCCGGGGCCGTGAGTTCTCCGACTCCGAGGTCTACAAGTTCCTCGAGGCCGTCGCCTGGGAGATCGGTCGGCGTGGCGGCGACGACGAGCTCGATCGGCGCTTCCGCCGCGTGGTCGGCCGGGTCGCGGCCGCGCAGGAGCCAGACGGATACCTGAACACCCGATTCGGCCGGCCCGGCCAGCCGCCCCGCTGGTCGGATCTGGAATGGGGACACGAGCTCTACTGTCTCGGACATCTCTTCCAGGCAGCCGTCGCCCGGGCCCGCACCTGCCCCGACGCGGGCGACGGCCTCCTCGAGATCGCGTGCCGCGCCGCCGACCTGGTCTGCGAGGTCTTCGGCAAGGGCGGAATCGAGCGGATCTGCGGACACGCCGAGGTCGAGGTCGGCCTCGCCGAACTCGGCCGGGCGACGGGAGAACCGCGCTATCTCGAGCAGGCCCGCCTGTTCGTCGACCGGCACGGGGACGGCACGCTGCGCGATATCGAATGGGGCCGGTCCTACTTTCAGGACGACGATCCCCTACGCGCCGCCGAGGTGCTTCGCGGTCACTCCGTCCGGGCGAACTACCTCGCCGCCGCGGCGACCGACGTCGCGGTCGAGACCGGCGACGACGAACTGCTCGCGGCGCTGGACCGTCAGTGGACGCGGACGGTCGAGCGCCGCACGTACATCACCGGCGGCCAGGGCTCGCACCATCAGGACGAGGCGTTCGGCGAGGACTGGGAGCTGCCCCCCGACCGCGCCTACTCCGAGACGTGCGCCGCCGTGGCGTCGGTCATGTTCAGCTGGCGGATGCTGCTCGCGCGCGGGGACGCCCGCTATGCCGACCAGATCGAGCGCACCCTCTACAACGTGATCGAGACCTCCCCCTCGACCGAGGGCACGACGTTCTACTACGCGAACACGCTGCACCAGCGCGCACCCGCCGCCGGCGCCTACACCGACGCCGTCTCACCGCGGGCACGTTCCTCGCTGCGCGCGCCGTGGTTCGAGGTCTCCTGCTGCCTGCCGAACACCGCGCGCACGTTCGCCAGCCTCGCCGCCTACCTGGCCACGACGGACGGCTCAGGCATCCAGCTGCACCAGTACGCGCCCGCCACGATCAGGACCACGCTCGATGATGGGTGCGAGGTCGCGCTCGAGGTGGCGACCGCCTACCCGGCCGACGGCACCGTGCGCGTACGCGTGCTGACTGACGCCGGGAAACCGTGGACGCTCTCGCTCCGGGTGCCGGCGTGGGCACCGGATGCCCGGCTTGCCGTGCGGGGCGTCGACGGCTCACGCCAGGAGACCGTGGTCGGCCCCGGGGTGGCGACCGTTTCCCGCGACTTCGCGATCGGCGACGAGGTCGAGCTCGCCCTGCCCGTCGCGCCGCGTCTCACCCGCGCCGACCCCCGCGTCGACGCCGTGCGTGGCTGTCTCGCCGTCGAGCGCGGGCCCGAGGTGCTCGCCCTCGAATCGGTCGACCTCGCTGGTACCGCGATCGAGGCGTCCGACTTCGCCGACCTGCGTATCGACCCGGCTGTGCCACCGCGGGAGACCCCGGGAGCGGTGATCGCCAGCATCGTCGACGAGCGCACCGGCCTGCGGGCCGACATACCCCTCGTGCGGTACCACGCGTGGGCCGAGCGCGGGCCTTCGACGATGCGGGTGTGGATCCCCGTGCTCGGCGCGTGA
- a CDS encoding ABC transporter ATP-binding protein → MATVEFAEATRVYPGADRPAVDAFELQIADGEFLVLVGPSGCGKSTALRMIAGLEPVDAGRIRIGERDVTDLPPGSRDIAMVFQNYALYPHLSVAGNLGFALKAAGVAKEERTRRIRATAALLDLEPYLDRKPRMLSGGQRQRVAMGRAIVREPQVFLMDEPLSNLDAKLRVSTRGQIASLQRRLGVTTAYVTHDQVEAMTMGDRVAVLREGQLCQVGTPLALYERPETVFVAGFIGSPAMNLIEARLEDGRARLGETVIPLPRATARAAADEGATAVTVGFRPEALELRGDGEGFAVTVDLVEELGADAYLYGTAVAPGAGGRIDAPSTVTVVARLAPKGVPRRGAQVRLRIRHDAFHVFSTKTGRRLPD, encoded by the coding sequence ATGGCAACCGTTGAATTCGCCGAGGCCACCAGGGTCTATCCCGGCGCGGACCGCCCCGCGGTAGACGCGTTCGAGCTTCAGATCGCCGACGGCGAGTTCCTCGTCCTGGTTGGCCCGTCCGGTTGCGGCAAGTCCACGGCGTTGCGGATGATCGCCGGGCTGGAGCCGGTGGACGCGGGCAGGATCCGGATCGGGGAGCGCGACGTCACCGACCTGCCGCCGGGGAGCAGGGACATCGCCATGGTGTTCCAGAACTACGCGCTCTACCCGCACCTGAGCGTGGCCGGCAACTTGGGATTCGCGCTGAAGGCCGCCGGGGTCGCGAAGGAGGAACGCACCCGGCGGATCCGCGCGACCGCGGCGCTGCTCGACCTTGAGCCCTACCTCGACCGCAAACCGAGAATGCTCTCCGGCGGCCAGCGCCAACGGGTCGCGATGGGCCGGGCCATCGTGCGGGAGCCCCAGGTCTTCCTCATGGACGAGCCACTGTCCAACCTCGACGCCAAGCTGCGGGTCTCCACCCGCGGCCAGATCGCCTCCCTGCAACGCCGGCTCGGCGTCACCACCGCATATGTCACCCATGACCAGGTCGAGGCCATGACCATGGGCGACCGCGTCGCCGTACTCCGCGAAGGCCAGCTCTGCCAGGTCGGCACCCCACTCGCGCTCTACGAACGCCCTGAGACCGTCTTCGTCGCAGGGTTCATCGGGTCACCCGCGATGAACCTCATCGAGGCGCGACTCGAAGACGGCCGCGCACGGCTCGGCGAGACCGTGATTCCGCTCCCCCGCGCCACCGCGCGGGCCGCGGCCGACGAGGGCGCCACCGCTGTCACCGTCGGATTCCGCCCCGAAGCCCTCGAGCTCCGCGGCGATGGCGAGGGCTTCGCCGTCACCGTCGACCTGGTCGAGGAGCTCGGCGCCGACGCCTATCTCTACGGCACCGCCGTCGCCCCCGGCGCGGGCGGGCGGATCGATGCGCCATCCACCGTCACCGTCGTCGCCCGGCTCGCCCCGAAGGGGGTCCCGCGACGAGGCGCGCAGGTCCGGCTCCGCATTCGTCACGACGCCTTCCATGTCTTCTCCACGAAGACCGGCCGACGCCTGCCTGACTGA
- a CDS encoding sugar ABC transporter permease, which yields MSATDVAPNLSKEPAASGTPAPAGTESTVQVESPGLVDYGREYIGKVRGGDMGALPAILGLLVLCVAFAILRSRFVSAINFANLFTQGAAVTVIAIGLVFVLLLGEIDLSAGFASGVCAAVMATLTAEHGQPWWVSILAGLATGVAIGLVLGFLVARVGIPSFVVTLAAFLAFQGTVLLIIGNGGNISIRDKTIVAISNKNLPTYGGWILFAVVVLGFGASQLMRSATRRRGGLQADPLLVIAVRTGALAVLTGLAVYALNLERSRTAIVSLKGVPIVIPIILVLVVVGTYVLNRTSYGRHIYAVGGNAEAARRAGINVVRIRISCFVICSAMAAVGGIIAASRATSVDPNAGGSNTLLYAVGAAVIGGTSLFGGKGRIIDAVLGGAVVAVIDNGMGLMGYSAGTKFIVTGCVLALAASVDALSRKRAASTGRI from the coding sequence ATGAGTGCCACGGACGTCGCTCCCAACCTGAGCAAGGAGCCCGCGGCGTCGGGCACGCCGGCGCCTGCCGGCACCGAGAGCACCGTGCAGGTGGAGAGCCCGGGGCTGGTCGACTACGGCCGCGAGTACATCGGCAAGGTGCGCGGCGGTGACATGGGGGCGCTGCCCGCCATCCTGGGCCTGCTCGTGCTGTGCGTCGCGTTCGCGATCCTGCGCTCGCGGTTCGTGTCAGCCATCAACTTCGCCAACCTGTTCACGCAGGGCGCGGCCGTCACCGTGATCGCGATAGGCCTGGTCTTCGTCCTGCTACTGGGCGAGATCGACCTGTCCGCAGGCTTCGCCTCCGGCGTGTGCGCCGCCGTCATGGCCACGCTGACCGCCGAGCACGGCCAGCCGTGGTGGGTCTCGATCCTCGCGGGACTCGCGACCGGCGTCGCGATCGGACTGGTGCTCGGGTTCCTGGTCGCGAGAGTCGGTATCCCGTCGTTCGTGGTCACCCTGGCGGCGTTCCTCGCCTTCCAGGGCACCGTCCTGCTGATCATCGGCAACGGCGGGAACATCTCGATCAGAGACAAGACGATCGTCGCGATCTCCAACAAGAACCTGCCGACCTATGGCGGCTGGATCCTGTTCGCGGTGGTGGTCCTCGGGTTTGGCGCGAGCCAGCTGATGCGCAGCGCCACCCGCCGCCGCGGGGGCCTGCAGGCCGACCCGCTCTTGGTCATCGCCGTCCGCACCGGCGCGTTGGCGGTGCTCACGGGCCTGGCGGTCTACGCGCTCAACCTGGAGCGCTCGCGCACCGCGATCGTCTCGCTGAAGGGCGTGCCGATCGTCATCCCGATCATCCTGGTGCTGGTCGTCGTCGGGACATACGTCCTGAACAGGACGTCCTACGGGCGGCACATCTACGCCGTCGGCGGCAACGCGGAGGCCGCCCGGCGCGCCGGCATCAACGTCGTGCGCATCAGGATCTCCTGCTTCGTCATCTGTTCGGCGATGGCGGCAGTCGGCGGCATCATCGCCGCGTCCCGGGCGACCTCGGTCGACCCGAACGCGGGTGGCAGCAACACGCTGCTCTACGCGGTCGGCGCCGCGGTCATCGGTGGTACCAGCCTCTTCGGTGGCAAGGGCCGGATCATCGACGCCGTCCTCGGCGGCGCCGTGGTCGCGGTCATCGACAACGGCATGGGTCTCATGGGCTACAGCGCCGGCACCAAGTTCATCGTCACCGGCTGCGTGCTCGCCCTCGCCGCCAGCGTCGACGCCCTGAGCCGCAAACGCGCCGCCTCCACCGGCCGCATCTAG
- a CDS encoding ATP-binding cassette domain-containing protein, protein MIDHPPPGTPVLELRGVHKSFGPVEVLNGIDFAANAGEVTALVGDNGAGKSTLVKCIGGIYSMDSGAYLFKGQPVSVHLPKDAAALGIEIVYQDLALADNLDIVQNMFLGREKRGRFGALDEASMEKDAAKTLAGLSVRTVKSLRQRVASLSGGQRQTVAIAKAVLWNSTVVILDEPTAALGVAQTEQVLQLVRTLADQGLAVVLISHNMRDVIQVSDRICALYLGRVAADVRTADVTVSDVIQMITTGAPPDKKTPANGAEGGAQGDAVAASGVVAASSGGSA, encoded by the coding sequence ATGATCGACCATCCACCGCCGGGGACGCCCGTCCTCGAACTGCGCGGCGTCCACAAGAGCTTCGGCCCGGTAGAGGTACTGAACGGCATCGACTTCGCGGCCAACGCCGGAGAGGTCACCGCGCTGGTCGGTGACAACGGCGCGGGCAAGTCGACGCTGGTCAAGTGCATCGGCGGGATCTACTCGATGGACTCCGGCGCCTACCTGTTCAAGGGCCAGCCGGTCTCGGTCCATCTGCCGAAGGACGCGGCCGCGCTCGGTATCGAGATCGTCTACCAGGACCTGGCGCTCGCGGACAACCTGGACATCGTCCAGAACATGTTCCTCGGACGGGAGAAGCGCGGCCGCTTTGGCGCTCTTGACGAGGCGTCGATGGAGAAGGATGCGGCGAAGACGCTGGCCGGGCTCTCGGTCCGGACGGTGAAGTCGCTGCGGCAGCGGGTGGCGAGCTTGTCCGGTGGCCAGCGCCAGACGGTCGCCATCGCCAAGGCGGTGCTGTGGAACAGCACGGTCGTGATCCTGGACGAGCCGACCGCCGCCCTCGGCGTCGCGCAGACCGAGCAGGTGCTTCAGCTGGTCCGCACACTCGCCGACCAGGGCCTCGCCGTCGTCCTGATCTCGCACAACATGCGTGACGTCATTCAGGTGTCGGACCGGATCTGCGCTCTCTACCTTGGCCGGGTCGCCGCCGACGTCCGCACGGCCGACGTCACCGTCTCGGATGTCATCCAAATGATCACGACCGGCGCGCCGCCGGACAAGAAGACGCCCGCGAACGGCGCCGAGGGCGGAGCGCAGGGCGATGCCGTCGCGGCGTCCGGCGTGGTGGCGGCGTCCAGCGGAGGTTCGGCATGA
- a CDS encoding sugar ABC transporter substrate-binding protein, giving the protein MRTKLLRVATAGACLALGIAACGSSGDDNGGGSSAGASGGAVKGKIGVILPDTKSSDRWATADEPLLKAAFQKAGIEYDIQNAQGDATQMQTIADQMITNGVTVLMITNLDSGSGKAIEDKAKGQGVATIDYDRLTLGGSAQYYVSFDNVAVGKLQGEGLVKCLTDAKAQKPIIAELNGSPTDNNATLFKQGYDSVLKPKYDDGSFVKGPDQSVPKWDNQQAGTIFEQMLTQQPNIGGVLAANDGLGQAALAILAKNGLNGKVPVTGQDATTPALQNILAGDQCMSVYKAVKKEADAAAALAISLAKGEKGDAPQTIHDPEGNRDVPSVLLQPVAIYKDNVKDVLADGYVTKAQLCTGKFAALCTTAGIS; this is encoded by the coding sequence ATGCGCACGAAGCTCTTAAGAGTCGCGACAGCGGGAGCCTGTCTCGCGCTCGGCATCGCTGCCTGTGGCAGTAGCGGCGATGACAACGGCGGCGGCTCGTCCGCCGGCGCCTCGGGCGGCGCGGTCAAGGGCAAGATCGGAGTGATCCTGCCCGACACGAAGTCGTCCGATCGCTGGGCGACGGCCGACGAGCCGCTGCTGAAGGCCGCGTTCCAGAAGGCCGGCATCGAGTACGACATCCAGAACGCTCAGGGTGACGCGACGCAGATGCAGACCATCGCCGACCAGATGATCACCAACGGTGTCACCGTGCTGATGATCACCAACCTCGACTCCGGCTCCGGCAAGGCGATCGAGGACAAGGCGAAGGGGCAGGGCGTCGCGACGATCGACTACGACCGGCTGACGCTGGGTGGCTCCGCTCAGTACTACGTCAGCTTCGACAACGTCGCGGTCGGCAAGCTGCAGGGCGAGGGCCTGGTCAAGTGCCTGACCGACGCCAAAGCGCAGAAGCCGATCATCGCTGAGCTGAACGGCTCGCCGACCGACAACAACGCCACGCTGTTCAAGCAGGGCTACGACTCGGTCCTCAAGCCGAAGTACGACGACGGCTCGTTCGTCAAGGGCCCGGACCAGTCCGTGCCCAAGTGGGACAACCAGCAGGCCGGCACGATCTTCGAGCAGATGCTGACCCAGCAGCCGAACATCGGTGGCGTGCTCGCCGCCAACGACGGCCTGGGCCAGGCGGCGCTCGCGATCCTCGCCAAGAACGGCCTCAACGGGAAGGTCCCGGTCACCGGCCAGGACGCCACCACTCCCGCGCTGCAGAACATCCTCGCCGGCGACCAGTGCATGTCCGTGTACAAGGCCGTCAAGAAGGAGGCGGACGCGGCCGCCGCGCTCGCCATCAGCCTGGCGAAGGGCGAGAAGGGCGACGCCCCGCAGACGATCCACGACCCTGAGGGGAACCGGGACGTCCCGTCCGTGCTGCTGCAGCCGGTGGCGATCTACAAGGACAACGTCAAGGACGTCCTCGCCGACGGTTACGTGACCAAGGCCCAGCTCTGCACCGGCAAGTTCGCGGCGCTCTGCACCACCGCCGGCATCTCCTAG
- a CDS encoding ROK family protein, whose translation MRFPRPHPNISGIKQEELRRHNLSLLLRYVHLAGPTQRATLTAHTGLNRSTIGALAADLASTAGLVREESPEVRSGAGRPSFVVVPETERYQVLAFDLRVDRIVGARVGLGGTVLSRDVVPLLPDCRDFDEVVKLTAATARRLADALGPQARCVGVGIATPAVVRDSDGFVRFAPNLGWEEQPFGEALGVALAEVLPDGMLDEAGVLVANDADLGALAEQARGVARGHDDIVYLSGNVGVGAGIICGGRPLRGHGGYAGEAGHMVVNPAGQRCRCGARGCWETEVGTDALLRAAGHEPGDGTTVQDIVASAQAGSPRARWALDEVSRWLAVGVGNLVNLFNPELVIFGGELRDLLAVMEHDIVSRMGAGGLAVSREHVALVPSALGGDSALFGAAELAFARLLDDPLGVATSLAITGG comes from the coding sequence ATGCGCTTTCCGCGGCCACACCCAAACATCTCGGGGATCAAGCAGGAGGAGCTACGCCGCCACAACCTCAGCCTGCTGCTGCGCTACGTCCATCTGGCCGGACCGACCCAGCGCGCCACCCTGACCGCGCACACCGGGCTCAACCGCAGCACGATCGGCGCGCTGGCCGCGGATCTCGCGAGCACCGCCGGGCTCGTCCGTGAGGAGTCACCCGAGGTGCGTTCGGGCGCGGGCCGCCCCTCGTTCGTCGTCGTGCCGGAAACCGAGCGCTACCAGGTGCTCGCGTTCGACCTGAGGGTGGACCGGATCGTCGGTGCCAGGGTCGGCCTCGGGGGCACCGTGCTCTCCAGGGACGTCGTTCCGCTGCTGCCGGACTGCCGGGACTTCGACGAGGTCGTGAAGCTGACGGCGGCCACCGCGCGCCGGCTGGCGGACGCGCTCGGCCCACAGGCCCGCTGTGTGGGGGTCGGGATCGCCACCCCGGCGGTGGTGCGCGATTCGGACGGATTCGTCCGGTTCGCGCCCAACCTCGGCTGGGAGGAGCAACCGTTCGGTGAGGCGCTCGGCGTCGCGCTCGCCGAGGTGCTGCCCGACGGCATGCTCGACGAGGCGGGTGTCCTCGTCGCCAACGACGCCGATCTCGGTGCTCTGGCCGAGCAGGCCAGGGGCGTCGCCCGTGGCCACGACGACATCGTCTACCTGTCCGGCAACGTCGGCGTGGGCGCGGGGATCATCTGTGGCGGCCGGCCGCTGCGCGGCCACGGTGGCTACGCCGGCGAGGCCGGGCACATGGTCGTCAACCCGGCCGGCCAACGCTGCCGCTGCGGCGCGCGTGGCTGCTGGGAGACCGAGGTCGGCACGGACGCCCTCCTGCGCGCCGCTGGGCACGAACCGGGCGACGGCACCACCGTCCAGGACATCGTCGCCAGCGCGCAGGCCGGCAGCCCACGCGCTCGCTGGGCGCTCGACGAGGTCAGCCGCTGGCTCGCCGTCGGCGTCGGCAACCTCGTCAACCTGTTCAACCCCGAGCTGGTGATCTTCGGCGGCGAGCTGCGCGACCTGCTCGCGGTCATGGAGCACGACATCGTCAGCCGGATGGGCGCCGGCGGCCTGGCCGTGTCCCGCGAGCACGTCGCGCTGGTCCCGTCCGCGCTCGGTGGCGACTCCGCGCTGTTCGGCGCGGCCGAGCTCGCCTTCGCCCGCCTCCTCGACGACCCCCTCGGCGTCGCCACGAGCCTGGCCATCACGGGCGGCTGA